The proteins below are encoded in one region of Telopea speciosissima isolate NSW1024214 ecotype Mountain lineage chromosome 10, Tspe_v1, whole genome shotgun sequence:
- the LOC122641913 gene encoding late embryogenesis abundant protein D-34-like — protein sequence MSQQQPQRPQPSGQEKPIKYSDVFTVSGDLASKPVTPEDAAMMQTAENLVLGKTQKGGPASVMQSASTFNEKTGQVGHTDVNDVTAEQGVSVAEIQVSGVRIISESVAGQVVGQYVQPQPVPQRSPVSVLENDSVTIGEALEASALTAGEKPVDKSDAAAIQAAEVRATGRNEIMPGGVAAAAQSAANMNERTMKDENKIKLSDVLTDNIAKWPADKAATRQDAEGVAAAEIRNDPNMSTYPGGVAASVASAARLNQNP from the exons ATGAGTCAGCAACAACCACAAAGGCCTCAACCCAGTGGGCAAGAGAAGCCAATCAAATATTCCGACGTGTTTACAGTCTCCGGCGACCTTGCTTCCAAACCCGTCACTCCAGAAGATGCTGCCATGATGCAGACCGCCGAGAATCTAGTCCTCGGCAAGACACAGAAAGGTGGCCCGGCCTCTGTTATGCAATCTGCGTCCACGTTTAACGAAAAAACCGGGCAGGTTGGTCACACTGACGTCAACGACGTCACCGCTGAACAAGGCGTCTCTGTTGCTGAGATTCAGGTCTCCGGTGTTCGCATCATCTCCGAATCAGTTGCCGGAcag GTGGTTGGACAGTACGTGCAGCCACAGCCGGTGCCGCAGAGATCACCAGTTTCAGTTCTTGAAAACGACTCAGTAACCATAGGAGAGGCACTGGAAGCATCTGCACTAACAGCAGGTGAAAAGCCAGTAGATAAAAGCGACGCAGCGGCGATACAAGCAGCGGAGGTGAGGGCAACAGGGAGGAATGAGATAATGCCAGGAggtgttgctgctgctgctcaaTCAGCAGCAAATATGAATGAACGGACCATGAAAGATGAAAACAAGATTAAACTGTCAGATGTTTTAACGGATAACATAGCGAAGTGGCCCGCTGATAAGGCGGCTACACGTCAAGACGCTGAAGGAGTGGCGGCTGCCGAGATTAGGAACGATCCTAACATGAGCACCTACCCTGGTGGTGTCGC